In bacterium (Candidatus Blackallbacteria) CG13_big_fil_rev_8_21_14_2_50_49_14, one DNA window encodes the following:
- a CDS encoding penicillin-binding protein encodes MSKIKQKIGNLCLLAVLGLGVWGSTSAQARPFSTSSEVLNPHALVQPLPFQLALQPERYRLVDEAVLRVMEDQGLVGLALGLVENGKISYLKGYGWADRENREAVTLQSSFRWASLSKPVTAVLSQQLVEQGLLDLDQDIQKYWKAYHNVQGWPLTQRQLLAHLAGIGSYDEVAGWQAGLRSFQAGAGVQTPAHMSAASQAVFAAAPLLQRPGLAYHYSTFGYMLAGAVLEQRSGQSYWQQFQERIAQPLGLTSIQPDHAGTFIPYRVSGYYKDRGSVVKRPLDDVAWKLAGGGFTSNIQDLTRFMQALIQHELISQRGSEALWTVQKTVEGQATAYGLGFGVSQFQQIRRIEHGGSQTRTRTLMSFHPDQKRGLVLMCNSEWAELAPLRDALFEILQTSEWL; translated from the coding sequence TTGAGCAAAATCAAGCAAAAAATAGGGAACCTTTGTCTGCTTGCGGTTTTGGGGCTTGGTGTATGGGGCAGCACCTCAGCTCAGGCCCGGCCCTTCAGCACGTCTTCTGAAGTTCTCAATCCCCATGCACTTGTTCAGCCTTTACCGTTTCAACTGGCGCTTCAACCCGAACGCTACCGTCTGGTGGATGAGGCTGTTTTGCGGGTGATGGAAGATCAGGGGCTGGTAGGTCTGGCCTTGGGTCTGGTTGAAAATGGCAAAATCAGCTATCTCAAAGGCTATGGTTGGGCCGATCGCGAAAACCGTGAAGCGGTCACGCTCCAGTCTTCCTTTCGCTGGGCTTCGCTTTCCAAGCCGGTCACCGCTGTTTTGAGCCAGCAGTTGGTGGAACAGGGTCTGCTCGATCTGGATCAGGATATTCAAAAATACTGGAAAGCTTATCACAATGTCCAGGGCTGGCCTTTAACGCAGCGCCAGCTTTTGGCCCATCTGGCAGGGATTGGCAGCTATGACGAAGTGGCAGGCTGGCAGGCAGGCTTAAGAAGCTTCCAGGCCGGAGCTGGCGTGCAGACGCCGGCCCATATGTCAGCTGCCAGTCAGGCCGTTTTTGCCGCTGCTCCCCTATTGCAACGACCGGGTCTGGCTTATCACTATTCCACCTTTGGCTATATGCTGGCAGGGGCTGTGCTTGAACAACGAAGCGGGCAATCCTATTGGCAACAGTTTCAAGAGCGCATCGCCCAGCCCTTGGGCTTGACCAGTATCCAGCCGGATCATGCCGGCACCTTTATTCCCTACCGGGTCAGTGGCTATTACAAAGATCGGGGCAGTGTGGTGAAACGTCCCTTGGACGATGTTGCCTGGAAATTGGCTGGGGGCGGCTTTACTTCCAATATTCAGGATTTAACCCGTTTTATGCAGGCCTTGATTCAGCATGAACTGATCTCCCAGCGTGGCAGTGAAGCCCTCTGGACGGTTCAGAAAACCGTCGAAGGACAGGCCACAGCTTATGGCCTGGGTTTTGGGGTCTCCCAATTTCAGCAGATTCGCAGGATTGAGCATGGCGGTTCGCAAACCCGTACCCGTACCCTGATGAGTTTTCATCCCGATCAGAAGCGGGGACTGGTATTGATGTGCAACAGTGAATGGGCTGAGCTTGCACCCTTGCGGGATGCACTGTTTGAGATTTTACAAACTTCTGAATGGCTGTAG
- a CDS encoding pyridoxal phosphate-dependent aminotransferase produces the protein MKLSQRILNIEESKTTGLMDLVQQMQASGTEVISFNAGEPDFNSPEPILQATIEALKAGKTKYSAVPGLPALRKAIAEKVQKENGIAAEAANILIANGSKQILYNVFQAICNPGDEVIIPSPYWVTFPEIVKLAGGTPVFVDTQDHQLDLEKIEAAITPKTCAILVNSPNNPTGAVFSEASLRAVGQLALKHEIYVVSDEAYAGLTYDGAKHLSLAALDPAFAPWVITTQSFSKDYCMTGFRVGFLVADKALVKAINNLHSHLTGNVCTFAQFGAIAALEMDPQIMLQMQETFQRRLDIAYPLCTEIFDCVKPQGAFYLFPNVEKYLGERFADDDALAEYLLKEAHVAVVPGSSFGAPGHLRISFSTSEENIRKGFERIKKALVG, from the coding sequence ATGAAACTGTCCCAACGTATTTTGAATATTGAAGAATCAAAGACCACAGGCCTGATGGATCTGGTACAGCAGATGCAAGCCAGTGGCACCGAAGTGATCTCCTTTAATGCCGGAGAACCCGACTTTAATTCTCCTGAACCCATTCTTCAGGCCACGATTGAGGCCCTAAAAGCTGGAAAAACCAAATATTCAGCAGTGCCTGGCCTGCCTGCCCTGCGCAAAGCCATCGCTGAAAAAGTGCAAAAAGAAAATGGCATTGCTGCCGAAGCCGCAAATATTCTGATCGCCAATGGCTCCAAACAAATTCTCTACAATGTCTTTCAGGCCATTTGCAATCCTGGCGATGAGGTGATTATTCCCTCGCCCTATTGGGTGACTTTTCCTGAAATTGTCAAATTGGCAGGGGGCACCCCTGTCTTTGTGGATACCCAAGATCATCAGCTGGATCTTGAAAAAATTGAAGCCGCAATTACACCCAAAACCTGCGCCATTCTGGTCAACAGCCCCAACAATCCCACAGGCGCTGTTTTTTCTGAAGCCAGCCTGCGGGCCGTGGGCCAGCTGGCACTCAAACATGAAATTTATGTGGTTTCAGACGAAGCCTATGCCGGCCTGACCTATGATGGCGCCAAACATCTCAGTCTGGCCGCCCTCGACCCCGCCTTTGCTCCTTGGGTGATTACCACCCAGTCTTTTTCAAAGGACTATTGTATGACCGGCTTCCGGGTCGGTTTTTTGGTGGCCGACAAAGCCCTGGTCAAAGCGATTAACAATCTGCACAGCCATTTAACCGGCAATGTCTGCACCTTTGCCCAGTTTGGTGCCATTGCAGCGCTTGAAATGGATCCCCAGATCATGCTGCAGATGCAAGAAACCTTCCAGCGCCGTCTGGACATTGCCTATCCACTCTGTACCGAAATCTTTGATTGCGTCAAACCCCAAGGGGCCTTTTATCTTTTTCCCAATGTAGAAAAATACCTGGGCGAACGTTTTGCCGATGATGATGCCCTGGCTGAGTATCTGCTCAAAGAAGCCCATGTCGCAGTCGTACCAGGTTCTTCTTTTGGCGCTCCCGGCCATTTGCGGATTTCATTCTCAACCAGTGAAGAAAATATCCGCAAGGGCTTTGAACGGATCAAAAAAGCCCTCGTAGGTTAA
- a CDS encoding GyrI-like domain-containing protein yields MQARIEVCPPKICVGQRIQLSVNAAAKNIALWQAFAPRKKEIAQVIDPGFHSIEIYPATYFDRFDPTAEFEKWAAVEVQAITVLPSGLEAVQLPGGLYAVFLYRGDARQAFPFLQKIFTEWLPQSGYCLDTRPHFEVMGPKYKNNAEDSEEEFWIPLRRN; encoded by the coding sequence ATGCAAGCCAGAATTGAAGTCTGTCCCCCCAAAATCTGCGTAGGTCAACGCATTCAGCTTTCTGTCAATGCAGCCGCTAAGAATATCGCGCTGTGGCAGGCCTTTGCCCCCCGAAAAAAAGAAATTGCCCAGGTCATCGATCCTGGCTTTCATTCCATCGAAATTTATCCTGCCACTTATTTCGACCGCTTTGACCCCACTGCAGAATTTGAAAAATGGGCAGCTGTTGAAGTGCAAGCGATCACTGTGCTGCCTTCAGGACTGGAGGCGGTGCAGCTCCCCGGTGGGCTTTACGCCGTCTTTTTATACCGTGGCGATGCGCGCCAGGCCTTTCCCTTTCTGCAAAAAATTTTTACAGAATGGCTGCCCCAATCAGGATATTGCCTGGATACACGCCCTCATTTTGAGGTCATGGGCCCTAAATACAAAAACAATGCTGAGGATTCAGAAGAGGAGTTTTGGATTCCCCTTCGCAGGAACTAA
- a CDS encoding serine--tRNA ligase, with the protein MLDLKTLRLNPEPVRDSLARRQADPAVIDRLLSLDEEHRSCQTRVDQLRQERNQASKEIGTLKKQGQDASSQMEAVRVIGEETKSVEERMQVCEDERKELLLNIPNTLDSSVPTGKDENENLEIRRWGVPAEFDFEPKAHDELGVNLGIMDFERAAKLTGSRFVVMKGWGSRLERTLISFMLDHNTQKRGYTEILPPFMVNRETMTANGNLPKFEDDLFGLNFKDFFLIPTAEVPLTNLHRTEILEKEDLPKYYTAYTPCFRAEAGAAGRDTRGIIRQHQFSKVELVKIVEPENSFDELEKMVSDAESLLQALELPYRVVLLCSGDTGFNAAKTYDIEVWFPSQGKYREISSCSNCTDFQARRGQLRYRPEVGASTAFPHTLNGSGLPIGRTLAALIENYQQSDGTIRIPKALQPYVGGESLIV; encoded by the coding sequence ATGCTCGATCTGAAAACACTTCGGCTAAACCCTGAGCCGGTTCGGGATTCGCTTGCCAGACGACAAGCGGATCCTGCTGTTATTGACCGGCTCTTGAGCCTGGATGAAGAACACCGCAGCTGCCAAACCCGGGTAGATCAGCTGCGTCAGGAACGCAACCAGGCCTCTAAAGAAATTGGAACTCTCAAAAAACAAGGCCAGGATGCCTCCTCACAAATGGAGGCAGTTCGCGTGATTGGCGAAGAAACCAAAAGCGTTGAAGAACGCATGCAGGTCTGTGAAGATGAGCGCAAAGAACTGCTGCTGAATATTCCCAATACCTTAGACAGCAGCGTACCCACCGGCAAAGACGAAAACGAAAACCTCGAAATCCGCCGTTGGGGTGTTCCCGCTGAGTTTGATTTTGAACCCAAGGCCCACGACGAATTGGGTGTCAATCTCGGCATAATGGATTTTGAAAGGGCAGCCAAACTCACAGGTTCCCGCTTTGTGGTGATGAAAGGCTGGGGTTCCCGTTTAGAGCGCACCCTGATCAGCTTTATGCTCGACCACAACACCCAAAAACGGGGCTATACCGAAATTCTGCCGCCCTTTATGGTCAACCGTGAGACCATGACGGCCAATGGCAATCTGCCCAAATTTGAAGACGATTTGTTCGGTTTGAATTTTAAGGATTTCTTCCTGATTCCAACAGCAGAAGTCCCCTTGACCAATTTGCACCGCACAGAAATTCTCGAAAAAGAAGATCTGCCGAAATATTACACCGCCTATACTCCCTGTTTCCGTGCCGAAGCAGGAGCTGCTGGCCGTGATACGCGGGGCATTATCCGCCAGCACCAATTTTCAAAGGTTGAACTGGTCAAAATTGTAGAACCTGAAAATTCCTTTGATGAACTTGAAAAAATGGTATCGGATGCAGAAAGTCTGCTGCAGGCACTGGAACTGCCCTATCGGGTGGTGCTGCTCTGTTCAGGCGATACGGGCTTCAATGCCGCCAAAACCTACGATATTGAGGTCTGGTTTCCCAGCCAGGGCAAATACCGAGAAATCTCATCCTGCAGCAATTGCACAGATTTTCAAGCCCGCCGGGGGCAATTGCGCTACCGGCCCGAAGTCGGAGCTTCTACGGCCTTTCCGCACACCTTGAATGGGTCTGGATTGCCGATTGGACGTACACTTGCTGCCCTGATTGAGAATTATCAACAGAGTGATGGTACAATCAGAATACCCAAAGCATTGCAACCCTATGTGGGAGGAGAATCTCTGATTGTATGA